CTCCCAAATTGTTTGTCAGCCCATGCCGGCTCAGTTGGAACCTGTTTAGGACCTTCGGGCCCATCAACCAACAATCCCCTAGCTCACCCATTGTTACGTCGTCAGATGACCCCATCAAGTAAGTGTCTCGCAAAGTCGCAGTCACCAACCCCATCACCcgctgcccgccgcccctccaCGCTGGGTCTTCACACCTTTtcgctcctcgccggcgcttATCAAGCGCGGAGACTTCCAAGGAAACCATGTTCACTTCAGGGATGCCGGGAATATCTATCCTGTCGAGTCTCCCATCTTGGGTCTAGCCTCGTACCTACCCTGCAGATGTCAGTCCTGCCAAGTAGTCCTCTGGGAGAAGATCAGGCTGTCTCGCCAGAGTTTGAGGCGCCTTGTGCTGACGACCAAGCCCATTCGGCGGGAGGTGAACCTGGTGCCTGTTAGCCTTGCCGGTTCCCTCCCTCCATGGATTGGAGGCTAGAGCCTCAGGGGCAAACGGTCAGCCACCTGTGACGGCCGCTGTACACCACCCTCATATTTGCGTGAGATCAAGCGCCGGCGGTGCGCGTGTCGCCGAATGTTTCTTGGGAAATCGGTTCCCCTGGGCCTATGGAAAGATGAAGTCCACATGGCTTCGACACGATCCCCTGTTCTGAAATGTTGAGCCTCAAGGGTACGCTGTTTCATCGCCTTGAAGCATCCGACCTCCGGCTTATGTGCAGTGGTTTGAGCCGTTGAGGCCCGGAATGTGCCATCGAATGGGGTGATCAAGCCCCAAGTAAACCTCTAGGCGCCTCATAGCGGCTCATCGAGCGATGGGTCTGCTTTATGAAGGCTCGAGAGGGCGGTTGAATGATATGGCCGTTCTCCGAGATGTTTCCATATAAAAAGCTTCGTTTTTGGTCTTCGTATGCCAAGATGGGATACGTCATGAACATTCGTTCCCAAGAAACTTTTCTCAATAGCATTGCTCGTTCGTCGAATTGTCCTTTAGATATGGCCGACTATCAGCCCTTCAACTTTGGGTTTGAACTTGAGCTGTCTCTCAACAGCAAAAAGAAGCACAAGTCATGGCTCTTAATGGCCCATGATACCGGCGGTCGTCTGGCTAAGAAGGGAGTCAGTAACCATGTCAAGGAGAAGGTGGACGGGAACTACCGGAATTGGTCTGTTGTTCAGGAGATCACAATTCCTCAGGACCCGGCCAAGAACAACTGCGAGTATTCTAATTCACGACATGACAATTTCGGCGTTAACGCTTGAACTCAGGGGCTCTTGAGCTAGTGTCTCCTGTCTTCGGATTGGACTCGCCCTGGCTGAGCGACACCGATCACATCTTCTCCGCCATCCAGAAGTCCTCTTCCATCCAGAAGCTCCCCCAGTGCAGCACGCATGTTCACATCAGCCTGGCTGATCGAGACTTCACCCCGTTCCAGCTGGCGTGTCTTGGAAAGGCAATCCTTACCTACGAATCTTGCTTCGACGCCTTGGTTCCCAAAGACAGAACATCCGCGTACTGGTGCCAGAGCAACCGCCGGAACCCTGTGCTGTCCCACTGCCAGTCCCTCCAAGAATGCCTCGACCTTCTCGACGTGGCTTCGCAGCGAGGCAcagtcgccgtcgtcgagaccaTGTGTCTGTTCCCGGCCTCCAGCGCCTACGGACGCGCCCACGGACGGAAGAAGGACTTTGTCCACGGCAAAGTCTACAAGTGGAACTTTGCTCGCTTGCTGGAACATGACAACAGCCGGACCATCGAGTTTCGACAGCCTCCCGGCAGCACCTGCATGGAAGATGCTGTGGGATGGGTCTTGTTGACTTTGACGTTCGTTGCGGGGGCGACTGGAGGTGGGAATTGCATCGGCTCGTTGGAGTCTGGCGGTGACGACCGGCTAGAATTTTGGCATCTTCTTTGTCACGGTGCAGGGGTCTTTGGGCTTGATCCGTTCTTGCTTGACGTTTTGAGGAACTTCTTGAGCCGCGTATGAGGATAATCGACtcctttctctctgtcttgATCACTAGTACATGGGACCAATCGTCCGAGCTCGCTTCTCTAACTCTAGTCTTCACTCGCCAAGTTTATTTTGAGTCTGGTTTACAGGCTTGCATGCTGCGTTTTTCTATCAAATTAATCAGACATTCCTAGCCGGATGTTCCTGCGACGTCGAAAGGGTGTCCATCCTTTCCGCCTGTTTCCTCCGACGTCCACATCCAGACCGGAAGCTTGGCCTCCGCAGAGTGCCACTTCATGTCGGCACCAAGACGCGCTCTTTACAACTTATTGCCGTCTCTTGGTTACGATCTAGGTTCGGGCCTGGGTTCCAGGTGGATAATCATATTGTTGTTTAAATTCAATATATTTGGGACGTCTTCTCGTCTCTTGACCTTCGTGGCCACTCTATCCTCCAGTCAACCTGGGTGGACCAGGTCTCCTCATTGCACGAACCAAACAACAGCACTATGGTGCAACCGGCCTCCTCACCTGACCTGCTCGGCTGACGGGGCCGTCGGGAGACAATGCAACTTAGTACTGTTTCTCTTGGCGATGGGCTAGTGTATAAATGCCCGAACTTGGCATAAATGCTGTGTGGCTGCCAAGTTCTTCGTGAATCCAGCACTGCCGTCAAACACAACAACCTCCACACTCGATCAAGATGAGATTGCTAGGTTTCTTGGCTACAGGCCTCTCTGCCACACTCTTCTTCAGTTCAGCTTCGGGGCAGAGCACGGTTCCGGCTTGGGGGCAATGTAAGTTAAACTTGGGAAGCCTGGCTTGTGTTCCTTCAATTTTGATGCCATCGCAGGCGGTGGTAATGGTTGGGGCGGCGGCACTGCTTGTGTGAGCGGCTACACCTGCTCCATTCTTAAGTACGTCAATTCCAAGGACTTGGCATCTCAAGACAGCTGCTGACTTTTCCTGCCAAAGTCCATTTTACCATCAGTGCATCCCGGGATCCAGCACTCCGACGACCGCTTCTGCTAGGCCCTCTTCAACTTCAACCGCCTCTGTTGCAACTGCCACTAACATCCGCACAACCTCTCGTGCATCGACAACTCTCGTGAGTGTAACCACCACAgcagctggcggcggcggcggcggcaccgttCCCACGACTATTGTCTCGGGATGGTACTGGATCCGCGCTGTGGCCTCGCCCAACTTCCACAATTACCTCCAAGCCAAGCCCACCAGCACACCCAGCAAAGCTTACCTCGAGTCTCCCAGCGGTGCAGGCCAATTCAAGATTGAGTCTGGTCAGTTGCTCCACCTGACTGGGTCGTCTTCGCTGTATCTTAACGTTGAGAATCCGATGGATAAGACCCAGAGAAAGCTGGAGACGTGGTTCAGCACGAGCAAGAATACTTATGGCACGTTCGCCTTTCAGGGGGATACGCTTACGTGGAGCACGCCGGACATCAACCGCCCTAACCTGGCTGCGTGGCTTGTCTGTGAGAACCAGGAGGTGTTCATCAACACGGGGGCATATCTATACCAGACGCCCGCGGGATGCTTTGATCAGACTGTGAGTAGAAATTCTGGCCCTTCTGCATCTCGTGGTACTGACCAGCTTAGATACACTCATATGGAGGATCCACTGCAGATTATTGAAGTCATGAACGGCTTTTGTGACGGGTGTTCAACGCTTCTGTCTCGTTACTCTCGTTAGCTAGCACTCAAATTCTCTACTAACTTCCTATTTTGTATCCTTCACAAGTGGCTCTCCTTAATGCCTTTTTCCTCTCCTGATTGAGTCGGACTCATCACAGTGTCCAAAATGAAGCTGTGCGGCCCTACGTACTCTTGTACTTTGCTCCCGTCCTGCACCGTCCATTCCTTGAACCACGACTGATACATGTGTACACCTCCATACAGGTGAGCGTGGCTCGTGAACTCCCACCAGACGTTGAAATGCATCATTCCCGTGCCCATGGGCTCGAGGCTCCACTTGATTGCCTTGTTCAACGATGTGGCATTCCTGCACTCGGTCTTCTCGATCGTAGGCACCTTGGGCCCAGTGTTGGTGGCGATGGAGCACTCGGCAAAGGCGGCTCCGGCTGTCACCTGAGCGGCGAACGTGACGCTGTAGATGTATGTTTTAGAGCAGCTGTTGGCTGATAGTTGCGAGGTGGGTGCTTACTAGTTCCACTCCGACTGCGATCGACCCCCGGAATAGAACCGTTCGATTTTGAAGACGGCTGCGGTGCCCGCTGATTCTTTAGTAACTCGTCGCTCGAAGTCACCGGTGTCAGACtccgcggcgacgtcgggtGGTGAATAAGGGGCACTGAGGGCCAGGGAGCAGAGAGCGAGGATTCTGAGCAGCCGCATGGTGCTACGTATGTTATGGAAGACAATCCTTTCTGACATTTAAAAGGATACTTGGTTGAGTCCTGGAAGAGAAATTCACACCATATGAGCAAGAGCCGGTACTCTTTTATCGTAAGGCTTCGTCGTGCCCCGGCCCCCTTACTTCTCGTCATACACAGGAACATATGACCACAATACCATGAACCTCAGAGGATTGTGCGAGAGTTGAGCCGTGATGAAGTACCGCCGATAAGATGCCGTCAATAATCGCACTGCAAACCCGGGAATGCCTTTCAGTCTGCTCAACCAGCCAAGCAGTCTTACTGACCGTAAGCCCTGAAATAGATCATTCAGGTGACCGACGGGTAAGACCTGAGAGCGCAAACATTGAGATGCAAGCACGTTATACGAGGCAATTATAGCACCTCTGTGTGACCGAGGAAATGGTTACGAAGCCTACCAATTGGCTTTTCCTGCGCACGGGTTGAACAGGACTAGGGACTCATCAGATACGCGTGGTGCGAACCAACGCAAACCAGGGAGGTGTTCCGTAGGAAAAGCACACGGGATCATCCATCGGTCAATGACAAACAAAACTTGGTATCCCATTTACTTTTTTTTGGCTAACCTAGCCCCTTGTCTAAACGCTAATCGTGCGGAAGATGCTAAATTCATCACCTGTGGCTACCAGGCTGCCAGTGATCTGGGGGTGCCAGTGCAGCTCCTTGACGTTGGACAGGTAGTGCACAAACAGCAGCTGAGGCGGCACATCCTTGACGCCTCCAGTGTCCTtgctctcctcgtcgtcgagctcgacggccaAGTCCCAGAGGGTTACGGTGCTGtcgcccgccgcgacggcaATGATGCTGTCGTCTGTGGGGTGCCACTCGATGCTCGTGACCTGCTCCTTGTGGTAGTTGAAGCTGGCAATTGGCGGGGGCTTGTCTGaaggcgaggtcgagctctGCTTCCACTGACGCAGGTCCCAGACGGCAAattcgccgtcgtcggcgcccgaGGCGAGCAGGTGCGTCGTGAGAGGCGACCACGACATGACGTTGACGTCGGTCGAGCTGACCTGCATGGACAACGCAGGCTTTCTGCTCTTGCTGCGGACATCCCAGACGCGGATCGTGCCGTCGCTTGACGCAGACGAGAAGACGGACTGCTCGGACGGGCTCCAGAGGATCTCCTCGACACTGCTGGTGTGGCCCTGGAATGGCCGGTTGTCGgtgacgaagccgccgccatcggtgCGCGTTGTGAGGTAGATCAGGCCATCGTTGTCACCGGTAAGGAGCTTTCCGCTGGGGACAAGGGGAGACCAGGCCAGGGCATAACCCTCCGACTTGTGGGCGCGGATGGTCGATACCGGCTTGTTTTGTTGGGCAGAAATGACGGTGCCCGGGTTGTCGAAGGAGTAGAGATGAGGAGTAATGTCGTGGATGAAGACGTTGGAAGACTCGGTCATGCTCGCGGTTAGGGTAGTCGGGGGTCTGGAGGCGTCTTGCGAAGGGATCTGGTGGGCGCGGATTCGGTTTGTGGCCGAGTTCATGGGGATGGACTTATGCTCCAAAATGGGCTCggcatcctcatcgtcgtcttcctcgtcgtcagaTTCCTCCTCGTTCTTCTCCGTTCGACTCAGGCCGCTGAACTTCATAACCATCAGCTGGTTGTCGTTGGCCCTGGCGTTCTCGGCCTGTGTGCCGGCCACGGTGTACATGGTGGCGGGGTAGACTTTGCGGTTGTCCCCGAGGCTGTCGCGGAGGATATCAAACGACAAACAGGGCCATGGGGTGCTGATGTTGTGCAGCATCTCGTATGTCGATACGTCGGGCGCGAGTGTCTGTCCGGCTTCGAGTTTGTTTCGTCCGACGATGAAGGTGCCCTGGTCAACCGCGGCTAAACACGTCAGCTTCATAATCGCAACTGCTTTCCATTATCAGATTTTGCATaccttccttctcctcggcttcTCTCTCTGCATCGGGCCGTCCGTCAACGCCGGCTTCCatgatctcgtcctcctcgaacTCGTCCTCGAACTCGTCCTCAAACTCGCCCATTCCGGGGTCCTTCTCGTCAATCTCCATACCCTCGGGACGATCGCCTCCCTTGAGGGGGGCGTCGCCCATCTCGATATCGGCAGATCGTTTCGACATGTTGGTCGGTGTTTAAACGTCGCAAGTCAAAACCGAGTTGAAAAGCTGCCTCGATCCTGCTGCGACccaaaaaataaaaagaaatCAAGGCGGTAgtgcaaaaagaaaaaaaatcaAGGCCCCGCGATTTGTGGCTGGATACCCCGCGTGGCGTTCCACTTCAAAATGATCGGCGACAGGGGGGGCCGTCAGAATGTGGCTTGTCAGTGGCATCATGTGACCTCGTACCTGTGTCGCGTCGCCTTTGCCAGTCGTTTCTCGGTCGGTATTGTTAATTGCCCCGCCACTCCAAATATCAACGTCTTCTCAACTGCGCGATCGCTGCCCACTTCACTGGCGATTTGCGCCGATGACATTGGTCTCAACAATGTCTTCGAGAAGAGTACCGTCATCATGGCGCCTCAGCAGAACACCTTTGCCGTCATCCCAGCCGCCCCCGGCCGCGTTGGCGGCGCCCCCAGCAAACCACCGATGACCTCAAAGCAGGCACAGAAGCTCTACAAGCAAGCGAATAAGGAACCCCGACGTTCCAAGGCCGAACAACGGAAatgggagaaggagagacaAGAGGAGATTCGCAAAGAGCTGGAAAAGGAGCGCGCCGCAGTCAAGGCCAGGGCAGCGCGAGAGCGAAAGAAGGCTAAAGAGGAGGAAGCACGCGAGAACCGACGGAGAGCTGGACAGCCAATATTTGATTGTCGACCGAGTCAAGACACGATTGCCCGCTTTGTGCGAGGAAACGGCACAAGCCTCAAGAGAGACTCGTCAGGGGAGCCGGTATTGAAGAATCAAGGCATCCCCGCAACCTCGCCCGATACCAAACcaacgtcctcgccgtcgccgatggcTGCGAGAACCCCTCCTTCTGTTTTGCCTCCCAATGCTGTGTCTTTTGAAGGAAACAAGGCTCCAGCCATATCCATCACGCGCTCACCTGGCCCGTCTCAGGGGTCCAAGACATCCGCTTTGCCTCCCCAAGTCCCGTCCCATTTGTCAAAGCAGCCTTCTTTCGAGGGCATGCCTCCACCGCCCAAGCTACCATCCCGAGATGGTCCTGTCAGACTTTCACCGGACTTAGCACCAAGTTTGTTTCCTTCGAAGCCTATGCTGGATGAGACTTCTGCGGTTTCCACTTCCATGGGGCCTCCACCCCGGCCACTGCCAAAGTCGAAACCAAAATCGAAGCCGTTCATGATGCCTCGAGGGCCCGTACCAGTTCATCAGCCGCCTCGGCACAAGATTTTCAAGCACAGTCCCCGCTCAGAATTTCTCTGTCCGTCATCGGAGATGCCACCGCCGCAGAAGTCACCGTCGTTCAGGGCACCGCCACAGAGGCCTTCACTGCAGATGTCTATACCTCAAGCTCCATTACAGGCACCGCCACCAAAGCCTCTGACAGAGAAACCTCCGCCGGGGGAATCTATTCCGCAGATGACAACCCCACAAATGCTGTCGGTGCAGATGCCACTACCACCGCCAAGAGAACAGCCTCAAGTCCCCCCGCCAAGCACGCAAGCCATTGTACAAGATTGCTTCGACGACTTCTTCCCAACAGCTTCACAGCTTGCCATGGAACTCAAGGAAGATTCCAACTCGGACGTTCAACCTGAGAACCTCCCAAACCAAGTTCAAGATGGATTGGCGGTCCAAGCCCAAGCTACCAAACATGAAAGCGGAGTAAAGAACGTTAAAGAACAAGTAAAAGAAAAGGCAAACAAAGCTTTCACAAAGACGCATACCAGTACTGGATATGGCGTGTTTGACTCTTGTCTTCAACCATTGGATTCTCATACCATACGCCAACCCTCTCCTGCACTGGTGAGAGTTCCAGCCAAAGGCCCAGCATCAATAAAGGTGTATCAGAAGCTCCAAGATTCTGATCAcaaggagcagaagaagaaactACAGATGCAAGGAGTGGGCACATCTTCTATCAGCAATCAATCAACTACTGCAACCAGAACAGTTCCATCACTGAAGACGCTTCACATCCCACAGTTTCCTGGTCGTCAAGATCGGCACACAAAGCGTGGCATCTTGCATGAAATCAGCAGCAACCACAGCTCTATACCAAAACCTGCGGCCACGGCTGCGAAACCCAAGCCACCACCTTGCTTTGATAACGTCTTTCCCTTGATCTGCACCCAGGATCTGATCATGTCGTCTCAGGAAGTACTAGATATAGAATCCCCAGCCAAAACTATGACGCAGTCGTCCTCTGGAGGATCGGCATCAAAACCATCGCCTCTCACCGAGATGGATCTGGCAGCTATTGACTGGGATGACGACTTGGATGACTTTTGACGCATTAGAGGTTGGGAAAAGGCGTGAGGCAAGTTGCATTCTTGGGATAGAATGGCACCTCTTTTCACGGCCAGAGATGAAGCAACAGTAAGCACTGGCGATTCATATTGAAATTAGTATACCCTTGAGAGCACCATAGCATTTGGATTCGTGCCGTCGTCAGTCAACGATTCATCAGTAGATGAATGATGCATATGAGAGTCATGACAACGAGCAATAGAAGTATTATTCAGCAAGAAATCTCTATACAGGGGCTTGGCAGCACACACGCGGCCCTGAACCAATACTATGTCCTGTCCTCATGCTCTCGAAAAATGTACATCCTGGGTCACGACACAGAATAACTGAGGCAGAGCTCTCACGCTGACTCTCGCTGACTATCGCAGAGCCTTCCCGGTATGGAACCCTTCCATGAAAAGaccgagaagaaaaaagcaaTCCTATACCGTGATCGTGGGAGTCGCTGTTCGTATGATACCGTCCCAACCCCAAACGCCGAGTCAATGCTTTCCCACTTGTCCAGGCGACGCCATTATCCATCCATGACTCTTCAAGAACCACATATCCGCGCCAAAGACACCGTCATTCATAGATAGATTCCAACCCAACTCGTCTTGTTGGCAACAAGAGTCTCGCAGCCGTCCACCGCGCAAACAAGTTTGCTCTCAAGGTCGCGTCGAAACCGATTGTTGGGACGTTTGGCTGCTGGCTTGCGGTTCTCAAAACATTCCTCGCAGTAGACCTGGTTCAGCGTCAGTAACATGGCCAGCTTGTCATCTGTTTGCGGGGGCAACTTACATGACCACACCCTTTTAGAGCCCAAAAGTGGTGCTCGCTACGTTGACGCTTACCCTTGCGCGTTGGATGGCTCTCGTTCACCGGAATGTCGGGGTCATAGGCCAGCTCCTCGTTGCAAGCAGGACATATTACAACAAGGTCAGAGCCCGTATCTCTGGTAAATCCTGACTTGGCCGGGGGCGGGGCTTGGTGAACTGGCTTCGGTGACTCCGCTCGTTCGGCACGTTGGTCAAAAGCGCCATGTTCATACTGAAGCTGGATGTTGCCCAGTGGGTTGTTGAGATCGGCGCCTTGGTTAATTCTGTTGTGAAAGATGCCAAGAAGTTGCACATCATCCTCAGGGCCGGGGAAGAGCCGGAACGGGTAGAGATGGCGGCGTATGCCTGCTGCTAGTCCGCTGAGTGCATTGCTCGAGTTGTACATTCCAAAGGCTGCCGGTTGTCTGCTGCGCTCACGGGGCCGGGCAACCGGGGGGGGCAAGATGGGTGCACGCCTGCGCGGGACCTCAGGAGAGTCGTCGGTAAGGTCGATGACTGGCGCGTTGCCGGCGAGAATGCTACTATCGCTACGCGCAAACGACGGTGGGTTCCTGCCCTGAGAGTTCTGTCGTCTCGGGTTCACGGCAGGGCGGGGCGCGTGTGTCTGAACAGGGCTGTCAGGCTCGTTCGTGAGGTCGATGACGTCGGCAGGAGCGCTATTAGGATTGTTTTGGGGTCCTCCTGCAGGCCTTCGATGTTGCTGAAAGTACAGCTCTAAGTCGACTAAAACATCCGCCGGGTTGCCGAATTCCCCCGAGCCGTTCTGGTGCTGTCCGGCCATGCCTCCCTCGCGATTGTCCCCACGTGACGTTTGTTGTTCGCGTAGGCGTGGCAACTGGTCCATTTCGGCGAGAAGTGCAAGCTCGAGTTCGTCGGCCAGGTCAGGTGAAAATGGGTCGTTGAACAAGGGTCCGTGGGCAGCGAGGCCGTCCGACATGGAAGATTCTTCTGAATCGGAGTCTGAAGACTGTGACTGTGATTGTGAGGCAGACTCGGGGTCCCAATCCTGCTGAGCGTCGGCTTCGGAGTCGAACGTGCTTGAGCGATGGTCAAGAACGTCGGAGGAATAGTCTGGGACTTGGTAAGCCCCTGCTTGGTAGAAGAGCTCGTCGTCAATTCCGCCCCAAacgtcgtccgagtcgatCAAGGATTGGGGTAGCGCGGGAATCGAAGGTGAGCCCGATTCAGATGCGGGAGAAGTCGAGCCCAAGGCGGGGGCGGAGGCCGGAGAGTGTGGAATCGAAGGAGAGGCTGAGATTGAGTGTAAGGATTGAGAGGGGGAGTTCGATATCGGCGAGGAATATGGTGGAGAAGCTGAGCTCATATTCTGTGAACGGGGCCAATATGGATTGGCGCTGGAGAACGATCGGGTCAGCCCAAATCCGAGGGTTCCAGACGGCGAAAGTTGGGGAAACCACGAACAAACCGTCTGCCTCTCGAGTGTCTTAAGTTCGTCGAGAAAGTTCGAAGGCTTTAGTCCCGAGAAGGACCCGCCGGGGATCAACAGGATAGGAGTGAATCTCCTACGACCGACACAAAGGTGAAGTGACCATCCCGTGGTATTTTCGGGGTAGGACCAGGTTGGCAGAAGCTGAGTGGACAAGAAAAAGGGCGGTTTCGTTGGGCTTGCCCTGGGAAGGTtgtactcgtcgtcgtcgtgtgTTGCCGGTGGCGGTTGAGGGTGGGTAGGTGGTTATGCAAGTGCAGGCCACCCGGCGGAAGGAACAACGGTTGGCGCTTCAGCCTTAGATAAGCTCGCACAGTGCAGGGGCAATTGCTCCGATAAGCAGGAACCCCTCTGGAGTTCTGGGCTGGCAGGGAACTTGCGGAAGATATGTTGCTAAGCGAAGTAACCCTGCCGCACTGACTGTGCACAGTAGACTTTCCTTCACAGTGCTTATGTCATAGTTGCAAGACGCGACGAAAAAGTCGTGATGCACTTCACCTTTCTTTCACCGAGATTCAAGGTGAGTCTCCAAGGTGAGCCTTCATGTAAGCCGCCATTATGCTCAGGTACAAGTACCATTGCAAGTAGATTCACGTTGAGAGCCATCAAGTCGCTTTGCACATACAAGAGCTTTGAGCCTAAGACATTGGATATCATTTTGATAGACTCTTCCGCCCTGTTTACGTATAATACAAAGACAGACCCAGCAGAACCTGACCTGCTTACTCCTGTTTGACTCCAAACACAGAAACAACACCCTCCTCGTTGACAGAAATCAGCTGCTTGGCATCAGCACCCCACTTGACCGACAGCGCTGCAACTGACGTTCTCAGAGGTTCCGACCACGACTTCGAGCTCTTGATGTACTGCTGCACCGTGATGCCGCCAGCACCTGCAGTGGCGAGATACTGTCCGGTATAATCCCAGGCCAGGGACTGGACTGGCCCGCCGGTCTCGAGTGTCTTGACTCTGGCAGCATCTCCCTCCTTGCGCAGATCGAAGATTGTAACCGAGCTCTGACCCTTGGCCGTTGCCGCAAGCCAGAATCCATTTTCTGAGAACGTCAGAGCCTCGACGGGTGCGCCAAGGCTGAAAACAGCTGCAACCTCTAAGCTCGTCGTCATGAACAGACTGATGTCACCCGTGGCAGTGCCCGCCGCGAAGAGATGGCCGTCGGGGTGGAATGCCGAGGATGTCAAAGCTGAACTAGTTAGCAACTCTGGGTATGAGTGGTGCGAAGCATCGACAACTTACCTGTATCGGCATACGTGCGGCTGATCCTCTTCAGGGCGTGGAGGTCGTAGAACACGATGCTCTTATCTGAACCGACGGAGGCGAGAAGGTCACCAGTAGGGTGGACGCTCAGGGACGTCACAGGTCCCGCGTGCTCAGAAAGTGATGCAACTTCGCTGCCGCCCTCAAAGACCTTGACTGATCCCTTGCTCGTGGCAAAGATCAGCTTGTTGCCCGTCCACACAGAGTCGATGACCGGCTCATTGACAGCGACTTGACGCTCGACTGAGTCCGCCTCGACCGAGTATATcgcagcgtcgccgccccggccgccaaCTGCCGCATAACTTCCCTGGAGCGCGAGcgaggaggcgttggagacCGGTGCCGGTGTCGAAGCAACAGTGACCAGCGAGGCAACGTCTTCGGAGGTGGCCCAGCCTTCAGGAACCGGGCGCTTCTTGCGGCCCTTGGAGAGTCTGCAGTATGTTAGTGTGTCGATCCAGCATGCGGCTGCATCCAACTTGACTCACTCTTGGTGCTTTGCGTTGATCTTGTGAATCCACTCCTCAGGAAGCCCCTCGGTCGAGTCGATGGTCATCGCGTCTCCATTTGTAGCTCCAGCGGTGACGCTGACCTTGGAAAGCGCCTCTCTGGCCTCGTCTCGCTCCTTCGCCAAGCG
The genomic region above belongs to Colletotrichum higginsianum IMI 349063 chromosome 2, whole genome shotgun sequence and contains:
- a CDS encoding Carbohydrate-binding module family 1 protein, translating into MRLLGFLATGLSATLFFSSASGQSTVPAWGQCGGNGWGGGTACVSGYTCSILNTPTTASARPSSTSTASVATATNIRTTSRASTTLVSVTTTAAGGGGGGTVPTTIVSGWYWIRAVASPNFHNYLQAKPTSTPSKAYLESPSGAGQFKIESGGYAYVEHAGHQPP
- a CDS encoding WD repeat domain-containing protein gives rise to the protein MSKRSADIEMGDAPLKGGDRPEGMEIDEKDPGMGEFEDEFEDEFEEDEIMEAGVDGRPDAEREAEEKEAAVDQGTFIVGRNKLEAGQTLAPDVSTYEMLHNISTPWPCLSFDILRDSLGDNRKVYPATMYTVAGTQAENARANDNQLMVMKFSGLSRTEKNEEESDDEEDDDEDAEPILEHKSIPMNSATNRIRAHQIPSQDASRPPTTLTASMTESSNVFIHDITPHLYSFDNPGTVISAQQNKPVSTIRAHKSEGYALAWSPLVPSGKLLTGDNDGLIYLTTRTDGGGFVTDNRPFQGHTSSVEEILWSPSEQSVFSSASSDGTIRVWDVRSKSRKPALSMQVSSTDVNVMSWSPLTTHLLASGADDGEFAVWDLRQWKQSSTSPSDKPPPIASFNYHKEQVTSIEWHPTDDSIIAVAAGDSTVTLWDLAVELDDEESKDTGGVKDVPPQLLFVHYLSNVKELHWHPQITGSLVATGDEFSIFRTISV
- a CDS encoding Cell cycle control protein, yielding MLCAISGEAPQEPVASKKSGTIFEKRLIEKYIEENGTEPVTGEALTNDDLLPLTQSHIVRPRPPTLTSIPALLATFQNEWDALALETFNLKEQLARTREELATALYQHDAAVRVIARLAKERDEAREALSKVSVTAGATNGDAMTIDSTEGLPEEWIHKINAKHQELSKGRKKRPVPEGWATSEDVASLVTVASTPAPVSNASSLALQGSYAAVGGRGGDAAIYSVEADSVERQVAVNEPVIDSVWTGNKLIFATSKGSVKVFEGGSEVASLSEHAGPVTSLSVHPTGDLLASVGSDKSIVFYDLHALKRISRTYADTALTSSAFHPDGHLFAAGTATGDISLFMTTSLEVAAVFSLGAPVEALTFSENGFWLAATAKGQSSVTIFDLRKEGDAARVKTLETGGPVQSLAWDYTGQYLATAGAGGITVQQYIKSSKSWSEPLRTSVAALSVKWGADAKQLISVNEEGVVSVFGVKQEAEESIKMISNVLGSKLLASPTKPPFFLSTQLLPTWSYPENTTGWSLHLCVGRRRFTPILLIPGGSFSGLKPSNFLDELKTLERQTVCSWFPQLSPSGTLGFGLTRSFSSANPYWPRSQNMSSASPPYSSPISNSPSQSLHSISASPSIPHSPASAPALGSTSPASESGSPSIPALPQSLIDSDDVWGGIDDELFYQAGAYQVPDYSSDVLDHRSSTFDSEADAQQDWDPESASQSQSQSSDSDSEESSMSDGLAAHGPLFNDPFSPDLADELELALLAEMDQLPRLREQQTSRGDNREGGMAGQHQNGSGEFGNPADVLVDLELYFQQHRRPAGGPQNNPNSAPADVIDLTNEPDSPVQTHAPRPAVNPRRQNSQGRNPPSFARSDSSILAGNAPVIDLTDDSPEVPRRRAPILPPPVARPRERSRQPAAFGMYNSSNALSGLAAGIRRHLYPFRLFPGPEDDVQLLGIFHNRINQGADLNNPLGNIQLQYEHGAFDQRAERAESPKPVHQAPPPAKSGFTRDTGSDLVVICPACNEELAYDPDIPVNESHPTRKGKRQRSEHHFWALKGCGHVYCEECFENRKPAAKRPNNRFRRDLESKLVCAVDGCETLVANKTSWVGIYL